Proteins from a single region of Syngnathus typhle isolate RoL2023-S1 ecotype Sweden linkage group LG10, RoL_Styp_1.0, whole genome shotgun sequence:
- the stmn2a gene encoding stathmin-2a isoform X1, which translates to MAKTATAYKEKMKELSVLSLICSCFYPEPRNKILNELEAADLEVKPINKRASGQAFEVILKPLSPVSDVSHNLASPPKRDISLDDIEKKLEAAEERRKYQETQVLRALAEKREHERDVLFKALEENNNFSKMAEEKLQMKMEQIKENRDAHLAAMMERLQEKERHAALVRRNKEMREVMTA; encoded by the exons ATGGCCAAAACAGCAACCG CTTACAAGGAGAAAATGAAGGAGCTCTCCGTCCTCTCGCTCATCTGCTCCTGCTTTTACCCGGAACCACGCAACAAGATCCTGAATGAGTTGGAAG CAGCAGATCTTGAGGTGAAGCCGATCAACAAGCGGGCTTCCGGACAGGCGTTTGAGGTGATTCTCAAGCCCCTGTCTCCAGTATCAGATGTCAGCCACAACCTGGCTTCTCCCCCTAAGAGGGACATCTCCTTGGATGACATTGAGAAGAAACTGGAGGCAGCTGAAGAGCGGAGAAAG taccaGGAAACACAGGTGCTGAGGGCTTTGGCCGAAAAGCGAGAGCATGAGAGGGACGTGCTGTTCAAGGCTTTGGAGGAGAACAACAACTTCAGCAAGATGGCTGAGGAGAAGCTCCAAATGAAGATGGAGCAGATTAAGGAGAACCGCGACGCCCATCTGGCAGCCATGATGGAGCGTCTACAGGAGAAG GAGAGACACGCAGCGTTGGTGCGCAGAAACAAAGAGATGAGGGAAGTGATGACAGCGTGA
- the stmn2a gene encoding stathmin-2a isoform X2 produces the protein MAKTATAYKEKMKELSVLSLICSCFYPEPRNKILNELEADLEVKPINKRASGQAFEVILKPLSPVSDVSHNLASPPKRDISLDDIEKKLEAAEERRKYQETQVLRALAEKREHERDVLFKALEENNNFSKMAEEKLQMKMEQIKENRDAHLAAMMERLQEKERHAALVRRNKEMREVMTA, from the exons ATGGCCAAAACAGCAACCG CTTACAAGGAGAAAATGAAGGAGCTCTCCGTCCTCTCGCTCATCTGCTCCTGCTTTTACCCGGAACCACGCAACAAGATCCTGAATGAGTTGGAAG CAGATCTTGAGGTGAAGCCGATCAACAAGCGGGCTTCCGGACAGGCGTTTGAGGTGATTCTCAAGCCCCTGTCTCCAGTATCAGATGTCAGCCACAACCTGGCTTCTCCCCCTAAGAGGGACATCTCCTTGGATGACATTGAGAAGAAACTGGAGGCAGCTGAAGAGCGGAGAAAG taccaGGAAACACAGGTGCTGAGGGCTTTGGCCGAAAAGCGAGAGCATGAGAGGGACGTGCTGTTCAAGGCTTTGGAGGAGAACAACAACTTCAGCAAGATGGCTGAGGAGAAGCTCCAAATGAAGATGGAGCAGATTAAGGAGAACCGCGACGCCCATCTGGCAGCCATGATGGAGCGTCTACAGGAGAAG GAGAGACACGCAGCGTTGGTGCGCAGAAACAAAGAGATGAGGGAAGTGATGACAGCGTGA
- the LOC133160739 gene encoding zinc finger protein 260-like: MFARTNAEYVEEEDHSRRRLEDLWLQPYVVLRRVDISEAICPKHQEPEHTCIKEEDAKDVLHHIKEQMVQTFLCTIKEEEEPERLCIKEEEGEDSCDIKEEEDTFKMPSIGVPMKSLDEGKQEVIKGAAPTSCSSSQQMTREGDGDHCGGSQAAPSSDSDDVTNSSCSDCSQKFAQRGSLKRHTRTHTGEKTFSCSVCGQKFTRSGSLKTHMRTHTGEKPFSCSVCGQKFCQQVHLKTHTKIHTGEKSFSCSVCGQKFSRRGNLKRHARTHTGEKPYSCSVCGQKFSDGGHLKPHMRTHTGEKPFSCSVCGQIFSGNGALTIHRRIHTGKKPFSCSVCGQKFSQQAHLKTHTKIHTGEKSFSCSVCGQKFSRRGNLKRHTRTHTGEKPYSCSVCGQKFSDGGHLKTHTKIHTGEKPFSCSVCGQMFSEGRYLKRHTLIHTGEKPFSCKVCGQKFCDKGVLNRHIRIHTGEKPFSCSICGQKFFEGSHLKSHIRNHTGEEPFSCSICGRKFSVKGDFNKHKKIHTGEKPFPCLVCGQTFSQSGHLKKHTRTHTGEKPFSCSICAQMFAGKSALTIHTRIHTGEKPFLCSVCGQLFARNEYLIKHTRIHTGEKPFSCSVCGQKFNHKGTLTIHTRIHTGKKPFSCSVCGQRFAVKQSLKSHISLHTDKNPVACSANENSECVGVMNIDS, translated from the exons ATGTTTGCAAGGACCAATGCAGAGTATGTGGAGGAAGAGGACCATAGTCGTCGACGACTGGAAGATCTTTGGTTGCAGCCATATGTTGTGTTACGCAGAGTTG ACATTAGTGAAGCTATTTGTCCTAAGCATCAGGAGCCAGAGCACACATGCATCAAAGAGGAAGATGCCAAAGATGTCCTTCACCACATAAAAGAACAAATGGTGCAGACGTTTCTTTGCAccataaaagaggaggaagagccggagCGGCTTTGTattaaagaagaagaaggagaagactCCTGCGAcattaaagaggaggaggataccTTCAAGATGCCATCGATTGGTGTTCCTATGAAGAGTTTAGATGAGGGTAAACAGGAGGTGATCAAAGGGGCGGCGCCGACAAGCTGCAGCTCAAGCCAACAAATGACTagagaaggtgatggagaccactgtggagGATCACAGGCAGCTCCATCATCAGATAGTGATGACGTGACAAACTCTTCCTGCTCAGATTGTAGCCAAAAATTTGCTCAAAGGGGAagtttaaaaaggcacacaagaacccacactggtgagaaaactTTTTCATGCtcggtttgtggccaaaaatttacTCGAAGTGGAAGTTTAAAAACGCACAtgagaacccacactggcgagaaacccttttcatgctcagtttgtggccaaaaattctgtCAGCAGGTACATTTGAAAACGCATACAAAAatccacactggagagaaatcgttttcatgctcagtttgtggccaaaaattctctcggaGGGGAAATCTAAAAAGGCAcgcaagaacccacactggtgagaaaccttattcatgctcagtttgtggccaaaaattctctgatGGGGGACATTTAAAACCGCACAtgagaacccacactggcgagaaacctttttcatgctcagtttgtggccaaatattttCAGGGAACGGAGCTCTAACAATTCACagaagaatccacactggcaagAAAcccttttcatgctcagtttgcggccaaaaattctctcagcaGGCACATTTGAAAACGCATACAAAAatccacactggagagaaatcgttttcatgctcagtttgtggccaaaaattctctcggaGGGGAAAtctaaaaaggcacacaagaacccacactggtgagaaaccttattcatgctcagtttgtggccaaaaattctctgatgggggacatttaaaaacgcacacaaaaatccacacaggtgaaaaacctttttcatgctcagtttgtggccaaatgttCTCCGAGGGGAGatatttaaaaaggcacacactaatccacactggtgagaaacctttttcatgcaaagtttgtggccaaaaattctgtGATAAGGGAGTTTTAAACAGGCAcataagaatccacactggcgagaaacccttttcatgctcaatttgtggccaaaaattctttgAAGGGTCACATTTAAAATCACACATAAGAAACCACACTGGCGaggaacctttttcatgctcaatttgtggccgaaaattcagtgtaaaaggAGATTTTAACAAGCACAAgaaaatccacactggtgagaaaccttttccatgcttagtttgtggccaaacattCTCTCAGAGCGGGCATTTAAAGaagcacacaagaacccacacaggtgagaaacctttttcatgctcaatttGTGCCCAAATGTTTGCAGGGAAGAGCGCTCTAACAattcacacaagaatccacactggtgagaaaccttttttatgctcagtttgtggccaattaTTTGCTCGGAATGAATACTTGAtaaagcacacaagaatccacactggtgagaaacctttctcatgctcagtttgtggccaaaaattcaatCATAAGGGAACGCTAAcaattcatacaagaatccacactggcaagaaacctttttcatgctcagtttgtggccaaagatttgcAGTGAAGCAAAGCTTAAAAAGTCATATAAGTCTCCACACTGACAAGAACCCTGTTGCCTGCTCAGCCAACGAGAATTCAGAGTGTGTTGGGGTGATGAACATTGATTCATGA
- the LOC133160763 gene encoding gastrula zinc finger protein XlCGF52.1-like isoform X2 gives MVQTFLCTVKEEEEPERACIKEEDVGKAVHHLKEQMVQTFLCTIKEDEEPERPCIKEEGEDSYDIKEEEDTFNMSSTGVPVNSLDEGQQEISKRAEPPSCNSSQQMTREGDGDHCGGSQVAPPSDSDAVTKNYSCSDCGRRFSQRGSLKMHTRTHTGEKPFSCSVCGQKFTQSGSLKCHTRIHTGEKPFSCSVCGQKFSQKGTLTIHTRIHTGEKPFSCSVCGQKFSCGSRLKRHMRIHTGEKPFSCSDCGHIFSQGTNLKKHTRIHTGEKPFPCSVCGKKFGHKEALTKHTRMHTGEKPFSCSVCGKRLRHKRNLDRHTRIHTGEKPFSCSVCGKRLRHKRNLDRHTRIHTGEKPFSCSICGKRLSHKEDLNRHTRIHTGEKPFSCSLCGKGFVAKQTLKRHTRIHTGENPVACSAKENSEYVGEMSNDS, from the coding sequence ATGGTGCAGACGTTTCTTTGCACTgttaaagaggaggaagagccagAGCGGGCTTGtattaaagaggaagatgtgggcaAAGCGGTCCACCACTTGAAAGAACAAATGGTGCAGACGTTTCTTTGCACCATAAAAGAGGACGAAGAGCCGGAGCGGCCTTGTATtaaagaggagggagaagacTCCTATGAcattaaagaggaggaggatactTTCAATATGTCATCAACCGGAGTTCCTGTAAACAGTTTAGATGAGGGTCAACAGGAGATAAGCAAAAGGGCGGAGCCCCCAAGCTGCaactcaagtcaacaaatgaccagagaaggtgatggagaccactgtggagGATCACAAGTAGCTCCACCATCAGATAGTGATGCCGTGACGAAAAACTATTcctgctcagattgtggccgAAGATTTTCTCAAAGGGGAAGTTTAAAaatgcacacaagaacccacactggtgagaaacctttttcatgctcagtttgtggccaaaaatttacTCAAAGTGGAAGTTTAAAATgccacacaagaatccacactggtgagaaacctttttcatgctcagtttgtggccaaaaattcagtCAGAAGGGAACTCTAAcaattcatacaagaatccacactggcgagaaacctttttcatgctcagtttgtggccaaaaattctcttgtGGGAGTCGTTTAAAAAGGCACATGAGAAttcacactggagagaaacctttttcatgctcagattgtggccatATATTCTCCCAGggcacaaatttaaaaaagcacacaagaatccacactggtgagaaacctttcccatgctcagtttgtggtaaaAAATTTGGTCATAAGGAAGCTTTAACCAAGCACACAAGAATGCACaccggcgagaaacctttttcatgctcagtttgtggcaaaagattGAGGCATAAGAGAAATCTCgacaggcacacaagaatccacactggcgagaaacctttttcatgctcagtttgtggcaaaagattGAGGCATAAGAGAAATCTCgacaggcacacaagaatccacactggcgagaaacctttttcatgctcaatttGTGGCAAAAGATTGAGTCATAAGGAAGATTTAaacaggcacacaagaatccacactggcgagaaacctttttcatgctcacttTGTGGCAAAGGATTTGTAGCGAAGCAAACCTTAAAAagacatacaagaatccacactggcgagaacccTGTCGCCTGCTCAGCCAAAGAGAATTCCGAGTATGTTGGGGAGATGAGCAATGATTCGTGA
- the LOC133160763 gene encoding gastrula zinc finger protein XlCGF57.1-like isoform X1 produces MFARTTAEYVEEEDHSRRRLEDLWLQPYVVLRRIEISEAIRPKQQEPERPCIKEEEPARPCIKVEDVAKEVHHLNEQMVQTFLCTVKEEEEPERACIKEEDVGKAVHHLKEQMVQTFLCTIKEDEEPERPCIKEEGEDSYDIKEEEDTFNMSSTGVPVNSLDEGQQEISKRAEPPSCNSSQQMTREGDGDHCGGSQVAPPSDSDAVTKNYSCSDCGRRFSQRGSLKMHTRTHTGEKPFSCSVCGQKFTQSGSLKCHTRIHTGEKPFSCSVCGQKFSQKGTLTIHTRIHTGEKPFSCSVCGQKFSCGSRLKRHMRIHTGEKPFSCSDCGHIFSQGTNLKKHTRIHTGEKPFPCSVCGKKFGHKEALTKHTRMHTGEKPFSCSVCGKRLRHKRNLDRHTRIHTGEKPFSCSVCGKRLRHKRNLDRHTRIHTGEKPFSCSICGKRLSHKEDLNRHTRIHTGEKPFSCSLCGKGFVAKQTLKRHTRIHTGENPVACSAKENSEYVGEMSNDS; encoded by the exons atgtttgcaaggaccacagcagAGTACGTGGAGGAAGAGGACCATAGTCGTAGACGACTGGAAGATCTTTGGCTGCAGCCATATGTTGTGTTACGCAGAATTG aAATTAGTGAAGCTATTCGTCCTAAGCAGCAGGAGCCAGAGCGGCCTTGTATTAAAGAGGAAGAGCCAGCGCGGCCTTGTATTAAAGTGGAAGATGTGGCCAAAGAGGTCCACCACTTGAATGAACAAATGGTGCAGACGTTTCTTTGCACTgttaaagaggaggaagagccagAGCGGGCTTGtattaaagaggaagatgtgggcaAAGCGGTCCACCACTTGAAAGAACAAATGGTGCAGACGTTTCTTTGCACCATAAAAGAGGACGAAGAGCCGGAGCGGCCTTGTATtaaagaggagggagaagacTCCTATGAcattaaagaggaggaggatactTTCAATATGTCATCAACCGGAGTTCCTGTAAACAGTTTAGATGAGGGTCAACAGGAGATAAGCAAAAGGGCGGAGCCCCCAAGCTGCaactcaagtcaacaaatgaccagagaaggtgatggagaccactgtggagGATCACAAGTAGCTCCACCATCAGATAGTGATGCCGTGACGAAAAACTATTcctgctcagattgtggccgAAGATTTTCTCAAAGGGGAAGTTTAAAaatgcacacaagaacccacactggtgagaaacctttttcatgctcagtttgtggccaaaaatttacTCAAAGTGGAAGTTTAAAATgccacacaagaatccacactggtgagaaacctttttcatgctcagtttgtggccaaaaattcagtCAGAAGGGAACTCTAAcaattcatacaagaatccacactggcgagaaacctttttcatgctcagtttgtggccaaaaattctcttgtGGGAGTCGTTTAAAAAGGCACATGAGAAttcacactggagagaaacctttttcatgctcagattgtggccatATATTCTCCCAGggcacaaatttaaaaaagcacacaagaatccacactggtgagaaacctttcccatgctcagtttgtggtaaaAAATTTGGTCATAAGGAAGCTTTAACCAAGCACACAAGAATGCACaccggcgagaaacctttttcatgctcagtttgtggcaaaagattGAGGCATAAGAGAAATCTCgacaggcacacaagaatccacactggcgagaaacctttttcatgctcagtttgtggcaaaagattGAGGCATAAGAGAAATCTCgacaggcacacaagaatccacactggcgagaaacctttttcatgctcaatttGTGGCAAAAGATTGAGTCATAAGGAAGATTTAaacaggcacacaagaatccacactggcgagaaacctttttcatgctcacttTGTGGCAAAGGATTTGTAGCGAAGCAAACCTTAAAAagacatacaagaatccacactggcgagaacccTGTCGCCTGCTCAGCCAAAGAGAATTCCGAGTATGTTGGGGAGATGAGCAATGATTCGTGA
- the LOC133160735 gene encoding gastrula zinc finger protein XlCGF57.1-like isoform X2, protein MVQTFLCTVKEEEEPERACIKEEDVGKAVHHLNEQMVQTFLCTIKEDEEPERPCIKEEGEDSYDIKEEEDTFNMPSTGVPVNSLDEGQQEISKRAEPPSCSSSQQMTRECDGDHCGGSQAAPPSDSDDMTKNYSCSDCGQRFAQRGSLKMHTRTHTGEKPFSCSVCGQKFTRSGSLKWHTRIHTGEKPFSCSVCGQNFSQKGTLTIHTRIHTGEKPFSCSVCGQKFSCGGRLKRHMRIHTGEKPFSCSDCGQRFRYRAGLKYHTRIHTGEKPFPCSVCGKKFGHKEDLTKHTRMTREGDGDHCGGSQAAPPSDSDDVTKNYSCSDCGQNFSRGEHLKWHTRTHTGEKPFSCSVCGQKFASSGSLKWHTRIHTGEKPFSCSVCGQKFSQKGTLTIHTRIHTGEKPFSCSVCGQRFSCGTHLKRHMRIHTGEKPFSCSDCGRKFSLGTNLKRHTRIHTGEKPFPCSVCGKKFGHKEDLTKHTRMTREGDGDHCGVSQAAPPSDSDDVMKNYSCSDCGQNFSQGEHLKRHTRTHTGEKSFSCSVCGQKFTRSGSLKTHTRIHTGEKPFSCSDCGQKFSHKGTLKHHTRTHTGEKPFSCSVCGKRFAAKQSLERHIRIHTGENPVACSAKENSKYVGEMRNDL, encoded by the coding sequence ATGGTGCAGACGTTTCTTTGCACCgtcaaagaggaggaagagccagAGCGGGCTTGtattaaagaggaagatgtgggcaAAGCGGTCCACCACTTGAATGAACAAATGGTGCAGACGTTTCTTTGCACCATAAAAGAGGACGAAGAGCCGGAGCGGCCTTGTATtaaagaggagggagaagacTCCTATGAcattaaagaggaggaggatactTTCAATATGCCATCAACCGGAGTTCCTGTGAACAGTTTAGATGAGGGTCAACAGGAGATAAGCAAAAGGGCGGAGCCGccaagctgcagctcaagtcaacaaatgaccagagaatgtgatggagaccactgtggagGATCACAAGCCGCTCCACCATCAGATAGCGATGACATGACGAAAAACTATTcctgctcagattgtggccaaagatttgcTCAAAGGGGAAGTTTAAAaatgcacacaagaacccacactggagagaaacctttttcatgctcggtttgtggccaaaaatttacTCGAAGTGGAAGTTTAAAatggcacacaagaatccacactggtgagaaacctttttcatgctcagtttgtggccaaaacttCAGTCAGAAGGGAACTCTAAcaattcatacaagaatccacactggcgagaaacctttttcatgctcagtttgtggccaaaaattctcttgtGGGGGTCGTTTAAAAAGGCACATGAGAAttcacactggagagaaacctttttcatgctcagattgtggccagCGATTCCGTTATAGGGCAGGCTTAAAatatcatacaagaatccacactggtgagaaacctttcccatgctcagtttgtggtaaaAAATTTGGTCATAAGGAAGATTTAACCAAGCACACAAGAATGAccagagaaggtgatggagaccactgtggagGATCACAAGCCGCTCCACCATCAGATAGTGATGACGTGACGAAAAACTATTcctgctcagattgtggccaaaaTTTCTCCCGGGGGGAACATTTAAAATggcacacaagaacacacactggagagaaacctttttcatgctcggtttgtggccaaaaatttgcTTCAAGTGGAAGTTTAAAatggcacacaagaatccacactggtgagaaacctttttcatgctcagtttgtggccaaaaattcagtCAGAAGGGAACTCTAAcaattcatacaagaatccacactggcgagaaacctttttcatgctcagtttgtggccaaagattctcttgTGGGACTCATTTAAAAAGGCACATGAGAAttcacactggagagaaacctttttcatgctcagattgtggccGTAAATTCTCCCTGGGCACgaatttaaaaaggcacacaagaatccacactggtgagaaacctttcccatgctcagtttgtggtaaaAAATTTGGTCATAAGGAAGATTTAACCAAGCACACAAGAATGAccagagaaggtgatggagaccactgtggagTATCACAAGCAGCTCCACCATCAGATAGTGATGACGTGATGAAAAACTATTCttgctcagattgtggccaaaaTTTCTCTCAGGGGGaacatttaaaaaggcacacgagaacccacactggagagaaatctttttcatgctcggtttgtggccaaaaatttacTCGAAGTGGAAGTTTAAAAACGCACAcgagaatccacactggtgagaaacctttttcatgttcagattgtggccaaaaattcagtCACAAGGGAACCTTAAAACatcacacaagaacccacactggcgagaaacctttttcatgctcagtttgtggcaaaagattTGCAGCGAAGCAAAGCTTAGAAAGGCAtataagaatccacactggcgagaacccTGTCGCCTGCTCAGCCAAAGAGAATTCCAAGTATGTTGGGGAGATGCGCAATGATTTGTGA
- the LOC133160735 gene encoding zinc finger protein 345-like isoform X1, with protein sequence MFARTTAEYVEEEDHSRRRLEDLLLQPYVVLRRIDISEAIRPKKQEPERPCIKEEEPARPCIKVEDVAKEVHHLNEQMVQTFLCTVKEEEEPERACIKEEDVGKAVHHLNEQMVQTFLCTIKEDEEPERPCIKEEGEDSYDIKEEEDTFNMPSTGVPVNSLDEGQQEISKRAEPPSCSSSQQMTRECDGDHCGGSQAAPPSDSDDMTKNYSCSDCGQRFAQRGSLKMHTRTHTGEKPFSCSVCGQKFTRSGSLKWHTRIHTGEKPFSCSVCGQNFSQKGTLTIHTRIHTGEKPFSCSVCGQKFSCGGRLKRHMRIHTGEKPFSCSDCGQRFRYRAGLKYHTRIHTGEKPFPCSVCGKKFGHKEDLTKHTRMTREGDGDHCGGSQAAPPSDSDDVTKNYSCSDCGQNFSRGEHLKWHTRTHTGEKPFSCSVCGQKFASSGSLKWHTRIHTGEKPFSCSVCGQKFSQKGTLTIHTRIHTGEKPFSCSVCGQRFSCGTHLKRHMRIHTGEKPFSCSDCGRKFSLGTNLKRHTRIHTGEKPFPCSVCGKKFGHKEDLTKHTRMTREGDGDHCGVSQAAPPSDSDDVMKNYSCSDCGQNFSQGEHLKRHTRTHTGEKSFSCSVCGQKFTRSGSLKTHTRIHTGEKPFSCSDCGQKFSHKGTLKHHTRTHTGEKPFSCSVCGKRFAAKQSLERHIRIHTGENPVACSAKENSKYVGEMRNDL encoded by the exons atgtttgcaaggaccacagcagAGTACGTGGAGGAAGAGGACCATAGTCGTAGACGACTGGAAGATCTTTTGCTGCAGCCATATGTTGTGTTACGCAGAATTG ACATTAGTGAAGCTATTCGTCCTAAGAAGCAGGAGCCAGAGCGGCCTTGTATTAAAGAGGAAGAGCCAGCGCGGCCTTGTATTAAAGTGGAAGATGTGGCCAAAGAGGTCCACCACTTGAATGAACAAATGGTGCAGACGTTTCTTTGCACCgtcaaagaggaggaagagccagAGCGGGCTTGtattaaagaggaagatgtgggcaAAGCGGTCCACCACTTGAATGAACAAATGGTGCAGACGTTTCTTTGCACCATAAAAGAGGACGAAGAGCCGGAGCGGCCTTGTATtaaagaggagggagaagacTCCTATGAcattaaagaggaggaggatactTTCAATATGCCATCAACCGGAGTTCCTGTGAACAGTTTAGATGAGGGTCAACAGGAGATAAGCAAAAGGGCGGAGCCGccaagctgcagctcaagtcaacaaatgaccagagaatgtgatggagaccactgtggagGATCACAAGCCGCTCCACCATCAGATAGCGATGACATGACGAAAAACTATTcctgctcagattgtggccaaagatttgcTCAAAGGGGAAGTTTAAAaatgcacacaagaacccacactggagagaaacctttttcatgctcggtttgtggccaaaaatttacTCGAAGTGGAAGTTTAAAatggcacacaagaatccacactggtgagaaacctttttcatgctcagtttgtggccaaaacttCAGTCAGAAGGGAACTCTAAcaattcatacaagaatccacactggcgagaaacctttttcatgctcagtttgtggccaaaaattctcttgtGGGGGTCGTTTAAAAAGGCACATGAGAAttcacactggagagaaacctttttcatgctcagattgtggccagCGATTCCGTTATAGGGCAGGCTTAAAatatcatacaagaatccacactggtgagaaacctttcccatgctcagtttgtggtaaaAAATTTGGTCATAAGGAAGATTTAACCAAGCACACAAGAATGAccagagaaggtgatggagaccactgtggagGATCACAAGCCGCTCCACCATCAGATAGTGATGACGTGACGAAAAACTATTcctgctcagattgtggccaaaaTTTCTCCCGGGGGGAACATTTAAAATggcacacaagaacacacactggagagaaacctttttcatgctcggtttgtggccaaaaatttgcTTCAAGTGGAAGTTTAAAatggcacacaagaatccacactggtgagaaacctttttcatgctcagtttgtggccaaaaattcagtCAGAAGGGAACTCTAAcaattcatacaagaatccacactggcgagaaacctttttcatgctcagtttgtggccaaagattctcttgTGGGACTCATTTAAAAAGGCACATGAGAAttcacactggagagaaacctttttcatgctcagattgtggccGTAAATTCTCCCTGGGCACgaatttaaaaaggcacacaagaatccacactggtgagaaacctttcccatgctcagtttgtggtaaaAAATTTGGTCATAAGGAAGATTTAACCAAGCACACAAGAATGAccagagaaggtgatggagaccactgtggagTATCACAAGCAGCTCCACCATCAGATAGTGATGACGTGATGAAAAACTATTCttgctcagattgtggccaaaaTTTCTCTCAGGGGGaacatttaaaaaggcacacgagaacccacactggagagaaatctttttcatgctcggtttgtggccaaaaatttacTCGAAGTGGAAGTTTAAAAACGCACAcgagaatccacactggtgagaaacctttttcatgttcagattgtggccaaaaattcagtCACAAGGGAACCTTAAAACatcacacaagaacccacactggcgagaaacctttttcatgctcagtttgtggcaaaagattTGCAGCGAAGCAAAGCTTAGAAAGGCAtataagaatccacactggcgagaacccTGTCGCCTGCTCAGCCAAAGAGAATTCCAAGTATGTTGGGGAGATGCGCAATGATTTGTGA